The Vicugna pacos chromosome 5, VicPac4, whole genome shotgun sequence genome includes the window GACTGGGGCCTTTGTACATTATTGCCTGGGGACCCTGCCTGTAAATTCCTGTCGCCTTTGAGGCCCAAGGAAACAGAAAGCACGTTGATTTGTCCCAATGGAGCCCACAGCTGTTGCCCAGTGCAGGGAGCAGCATCAGCAGTCACTCTGAGCTCTTTACAAAAAGAGACTCTTGTGATGACGGTTCCTGGGTTTGGGGCCCCATCTGACACAGCCGTGCTTGTCTTTGGAGACAGAGAGAGCCTGTGCGTGTCTGGGCACCTCTTTGTCAGGCAGACCCCTGAGGAAGCAGGCGTGCGGGCCCGACCGGCCTGACCGCCTTGGCCCCTCGGCTGGGCAAAGTGGGGTTTTCAGGCTGATGGTCACTGGCCAGTTACTCACGTGTGTTAAAagacatatgaaaaataaaacaaattttgcaGCCAATGGCACTGAAATGTCGACTCTATTCCACCCGATGTCCTAGGCACGGAAAAAGTGTGAAGAAAAAAGTATAGTGTCTGCCCTACTGTCAAAGACAGCAGACACCACAAAGCTGCTGTATTTCCTTCTGGTCTTTGTCCTATGTAGGGGCGCCCTTCATAGAGGGCACCCGGTGGCCTCCCCGGCCTCTGGGACGGTTACCTGATTTTCTGGTCCACCAGGACAAGCTCTGGAGGCTTCCTGGCATTCATTCAAgtcttgggggtggggagatgccTTCTGGAGGGGAAGGGGGGTGGCCCTGGCtgtctggggaggaagaggagtggGTCTAACCCCTGATGCCCGCCTCACCGCCCGCAGGCACCTGTGTCGACCTTGCCACAACCGGGAGAAGGCCAAGGGCCTGGGCAGGTATATCTGCCAGCGGTGTCACCTGGTCATCGACGAGCAGCCTCTCATGTTCCAGAATGACGCCTACCACCCGGACCACTTCAGCTGCACCCACTGCGGGTATGTGCACAGCCAGTTCCCTGCCGCCTGGGCGGGTGGGGAGCCCGGGGGAGCTGGGACACCCGCCCAGGGCGGtgatggggcaggagaggaccaggtgggagagggaggcatctGGAGGGTGGGGTGCAGGGCCGGGAAGGTACTGTAGCAGGAACCCCTCTCTCCAGGGCTCTGTTCAGAGGggccctttttaaaatttttttttttacttcattactttcttgtttgatttgtttttttgtgggtagagttaattaggtttattttttaatggcggccctggggactgaacccaggacctcatgcatgctaagcacgtgttctaccactgagctgtaccccctcCCCCTCTACCCGACCTGGGAGGTCCTGAGAGACTTGGGTGAGGTCTGGCCGGCCTCCAGACAGAGCTGAGAGGAAGGGGTCGAGGGTGAGGGCGCGGAGGGCAGGGGTGAAGAGGAGGGGTTGGTGGTGgcgttggggagggagggaggagggggggagGCTGCAGCGCGACCCCCTCCCCTGTCGCAGACACTGGGTCTGGTCCTGAGGGCCCCGGAGAACAGAGCTGCTTCTCAGAGGGCGAACAGTGGCCGCCTTCTGCAAGGGCCGTGTGGAGCCCCAGGCCCGGGGGCCTGTCTGGGCCACAGGAAGTGTCCAAAGACAGCAGAGATCAAGGTGCCGCCTGCCCCAGGGTCTCTGCTGGGACAGAGCGAGGCCCCCCCAGAAGCTGCCTCCCTGGACTGGAGGGGCTGGGGCATCACCCGGGGCTCCGCGCTGTCTTGCAGGAAGGAGCTGACGGCCGAGGCCCGGGAGCGGAAGGGCGAGCTCTACTGCCTGCCCTGCCACGACAAGATGGGCGTGCCCATCTGCGGGGCCTGCCGCCGGCCCATCGAGGGCCGCGTGGTCAACGCGCTGGGCAAGCAGTGGCACGTGGAGGTGAGCGAGGCCGgccctgcagccccacccccacccccaggccggTGGCCAGCTCCCGGCAGGCACCTTCCTCTTGGGTGGCACCCCTCCTCGCCCCTGGCTGGGGACACGTCCCTCTGCAGGACCCAGGAGATCTGAGTACACAGACTGGCTGGGCAGGcacacccccttccctcctccccgtcCTGGCCTTCTAGATGATTCCAAAGTCATGAGAAAACCACAGGGACATTTGCCCGAGGCGCCCTGTGGGATTGGGGTTCGCAGAACTGGCTGCATGTCCGGCCCCATGAGACACAGAAGCTGGGCATACCTGCCCTGAGCTGCTTAGGTGGGTCCCCCGGGGTCACCTGGAATGCTCAGCTCCATGCTGGGGGTTCCAAAGGCCTCATGGACACTACTGGGAAGGGAGGTGTGCAGGCCTAGTGACCTGGCCAGCTCAGTGGCACTCTGCTTTGGGTGGCCTCTTTGCGAAGGTCCTGACGCAGACCCCGGCCCCCAGTTCCCTGGGGGAGGGTGAATCCTCACACGCTCAAACCTCTGTCAATGCAACGATGCGCCCGGTGACTCTGGGCTTGTGGAGACGTCCAGGGCAGCCAGCGTGGGCAGCCCTCCAGGCCACAGGCCTCGCCGGTGCCTGACACCTGGGGCTGAGGGTGCCGAGACTGGGAACAGGCCCCGCGAGGTCAGTGCCACCAGTGTCACTGTGTTTTAGGGAAGGAGCGGGGTCTGCTGACCTGGGGCAGGCCATGGAGGGAACAGCTCCACTGGCCTCTGCTTCCCGTTTATTCCTGGGTGACTGCtgtctcctggggtgggggggatgtgCCAGCCCTGACGCggccccgccccccctccccccagcacttTGTCTGCGCCAAGTGCGAGAAGCCGTTCCTGGGCCACCGGCACTACGAGAAGAAGGGCCTGGCCTACTGTGAGACCCACTACAACCAGGTGTGGCCCGGGGCGGAGGGCGGGCTGGCTGGGCCTGCGTGGCGCAGCTGGGTGGGGAGGCTGCCCGCCTCTGTGAGGGTCTGAGGGCGGTGGGGAGCccgcagggaggcaggagggggtgtGGGGAGCTCCACAGGAGCCCTGCTGTGGGTGCTCAGGGTCTTCGGACCTGGGCAGCCCTCTTGGCCTTGGTGTTCCCACTTAAGAAATGGGCCTGATGGCCCAGGCCTGCTGAGGGGACTGAGGGAGTTGACGGTGTGAAGTCCTGGGCTCACAGGGGTGACATGTgccaccttcctcctccctcctgccaagCCTGGCAAGTCTGCCCAGCCGCTCTAGTGCAGAGGACAGAATTACTGCCCTGGCCACACTCCTTAGACACCAGCAGGAACAGAGGGGCCTTTTGGGGAGCTATGCCCCAACCTGCTTCTTTCCCCAGGTGGGGGGTGATTTTGATGGGTCCCGGTGTGCTTGCCTCAGGCCTGAGGCTGTGTCCTGGCAGGAGGGGCCCAGGAGGCCCGGGGGATGCTGAGAGCTGCCCTTTGGGGTAAGGTGGGGACCATCTCCCTGGCGCTGGGCTGGGGACATGAATGCCTGCAGTGTAATTAACACCTGCTCTGTCCACAGCTCTTTGGGGATGTCTGCTACAACTGTGGCCGTGTGATCGAGGGTGATGGTAAGGCCCCTCtgtccctgtcctccacctcctgCCACCCCCTGGCTGTGGGCCCTGCAGCTGCGCACCCAGCTGGCCCTCCCTGCACAGCTGGGCCCGTGGCTGAGGCCTGCTTATGTCTGCCCCTCACAGTGGTGTCAGCCCTCAACAAAGCCTGGTGTGTGAACTGCTTCTCCTGCTCCACCTGCAACAGCAGGCTCACCCTGAAGTAAGTCATGCCGTCCTCCCAGGGCCCGAGGGGGTGGACAGGGACCTACCCAGCATCCCCGTCCCTCCTCCTGGGGCCTGTCGGGGGCTCGGGCTGGAACTGGCTTTTCAGAGCCTCCTCCCTTCATCGGGCCTTCCCTGAATGCCCACTGTGATGAGGCTCTGGGGATGCAGCGGGAGTAGGGGACAGCCCCAGCCTCAAGAAGTCAGGTCCAGGGACCCCCAGGGCACCGTGAGAGGAGGAGTCAGACCACCTTTCAACACCCAAAGGACACTGGGCTCCTGGGAGGGCAGGGCACCCCCACTCAGGGGACAGCACACTCAGAGGCAAGGAGCCAGACCTCGTGTAGGAGGCCGAGGGGGGGGCAGGACAGCTGGAGCTGTGAGGTGAGGTACAGCCCCATTTCCGAGGACAAcggggagccatggaaggttgTGGAGTGCCAGCATTCAAGTGAAGTCTCTAGGCAAAAAGGGAGGCCTGGAGGCCCATCTCCTCTGGCCCAGAGGTCACCTCAGGGTCGGGCTTCCTGGCAGGGGAGCCGGTGGGCTCAGGGTGGGAGTCAGGAGACCCGGGCTGTCCTGAGAGCCGCCCATCCTCCCCAGGAACAAGTTTGTGGAGTTCGACATGAAGCCCGTGTGTAAGCGGTGCTACGAGAAGTTCCCGCTGGAGCTGAAGAAGCGGCTGAAGAAGCTGGTGGAGCTGGCAGCCCGCAGGGCTCAGCCCAAGTCTGCAGGCCTTCACCCCGCCTGAGAGCCGACCCTGCCCACCTGTCCTCCTGTCCATCCGTCTCCTGCCCACCTGTCCTCTTGTCCGCCCGTCCCTTGTCCTTCCATCTCCTGCCCCCTGTCCCCCTGCCAGCCTGTCCACCTGTCCATTGGTCTTCCTGACCTCCTACCCTTCTGTCTATccgcctcctgccctcctgtcctgCCCACCCACACTCCTGTCCATCCATCCCCCTGTCCGTCTATCCCCCTGTCCGCCTGTTGTCCTGCCCACCcatcttcctgtccatctgtcctcCAGCTCACCTGTCCTCTTACCCATCTGTCTCCTGCCCACCCGTCTCCTGCCCACCTGTCCTCCTGTCCATCATCCCCCTGTCCACCTGTTGAACTGCCCACCTGTCCTGTGCATCCGTCCTCTTGCCCCTGGGGCCCCTTCTGTTGGTGGCTTCgctcctccccctgctccctgTACCTGTTGCCTTTTCCATCTCCTCCCTCTGttccctcctctccatcccttCATGCAGCCATAGGGCAGGGCCCCGGAGGTGGTGAGCCTGTGACAGGTCCACGTCCACAGCTTCAACCCAAGGTCCTCCAGGAACAGGAGCAAATCGGGGCCAGAGTCCTGGCCTGGCTTCTCCTGACCTGTCCCATCCCCGCAGGTGGCCTCAGGGGccccactacacacacacgcaGCCTGCACCCAGGCCACCACTGCAGCCCGGGGGCCATGCAGGTGAGGGGCCTCTAGGGAACCTCCCTTCTACCCCCCGACCACGCGCTCACTCAACCAGAAAGAATTCCTGCCCACAGACCAGGCCAGCCAGTCCTGCCACCTCACCCCATGGAGCAGCAGGCAGGACGAGGACCCCGCCACCAAGGCGCTTGCTGGCCCTCCGGGTGTGGCTGGGCCAGGAGGtggtgggtgtgggtgggtggTTTATTCCAGCCTCCCGGGAGGATGCTTCCTCCGCACAGGACCTGGCATCAGGCCTCACACTCGCACAGCAAATGAAGGCTTTTTATGCAACCTCAGGGCCTGTGTGGTTTGTGGCCCCGGAGGAGGATGTGGGGCGGCAGGTGGCCTCTGGACATGCTGCCGCAGGGCTGTTGAACACTTAGACGCCAGGCAGGATGGATGTTCCGTGGCCTGGCTGCCAGCAGGGCCTGGAGAGGAGGCCCGCAGCAACCCTCAGGCCTTGAAGGCCTGCCCGGCAGGTAGGGGCAAACCCAGGCCTCCAGGGCCCTGTATCCAGCTCTGCGCTctgtccaggcagaggctgcctgagcaCGAAGCCAGCGGCCTGGCCTGCATCTCCGCCAGACCCTCCTGGCCATAGCCTGTGTACCAGTGCGCTTGAAGGGACAGAGGAGAGGTGTGCAGAGGCCCCATGGGAGGCAGCTCCCAAGTCTGAGAAacagggaagaaggaggggagcgggaaggtgGGGTGAAAGGGAAATGAAGGCTGTCACCCCCTGAGAACCTCGTGTCCCTGGACAAGTCACGgtgctttttgctttttctcaaaAGGCAGCCTTTGCTGACCAGTGCCTCCCAGACCTCTTGCCCTCCCCCCGAGCCCCACGCTCTGCTCTCCCCGACACACCTACCGCTGCTCCGGGAACTTTTATTGAACATTCTTGGCGGGAGGGGGTCTCTGCCGTCCACCCATTGGCCTGGAGGCTCCCTTGAAGTCAGCACCTGGGGAGGGGGCCCCCTGGGACGCCGAGGGGTGGGGGGGCATATTCTGGGGAGGGGTGACATGAGAGGTTGCCTGCAAAGGGCAGGCCCTGGACCACCAAGACCCCCAACTAGGGAGGGAGGCTGAGTGGGCGAGAGCCCCTGCTGCTATGGGTGGACTGGGGTCGGGGCCCGGGGGCCCTGCTGCTTGTTCATAGCGCTCAGCAGCTGCTGCACGTATGAGGTCAGCAGGTCGTCCATCTTGTAGCCCTGGATGGGAGAAGGGTGGGGTCTGAGTCTGAGGGATTATTAAGGGGGGTGTGGGAGGCACCCAGCTTCTGCCCGAGGACACCCCGGGCAGGGCAATGAGGAGAGAAGCACAGCTCCTTCAGCTGGGGCCCacgtccccttccctccctggagtGGCCCCATCCACGGGGTCCAGCTGCCAGGCCTTGCCACCACGCCCCCGGGAACACGCCCAACCCCTCGCCCCGCTTTCTCGCAGGCCTCCgctggcccagcctggccctgcccaccccaggcACGACCAGCTGGGCTTCCTAGTGGGCAGCTCGCCTGGTGGCAGCCGCGGGTCAGGGTAGGGGCAGCCCAGTGCCAGGAGCTCTGGGTCTTTTGTATCTGGGCTGGGAGAAGGACCCTGGGCCTCCAGAGGTCCCCTGGCCTGGGGCTCACCAGAGAGGTCTCACACAGCAAGCGGCTGCCCCGGCCCAGGCTCCCCAGCACCATGTGGAAGTACGTGCTGCCGCTGCTCCAGCTGGCGATCTTGTTGAAGGGGTAGGTGGTGAGCAGGTCCTGGGGGCACAGCGGGCACGGGGTAGGAGCCGGCTGCAGCCCGGGGGCCCCGAGGCCCTGAGTCTGAGCTGCTGCCCGGGGGCCCCGTGTGGGAGGGATGGGAGGGCAGCCCCACCAGGCAGGAGCCCCAGGCCTGTGGcggcctccccagccctgctgctACCTTGGTCTTGGGGTGGATGAGCAGAACCCCGTGCCGGTTGATGGCGATGAGGATGATGTCCGGATAGGAGGGCTCCGAGGCTTGCTGGGAGGGAGGCACAGCGATCACCATCTGGCCCAGGAGGCCAGGCAGCCACCTGCCTGCAACCCGCCACGTGCACACGTGCTCTCCCGAATGTGACGTGTTGGGGAGGAGCCAGGGCTGTGTGGAGCCTGCTTGGCGAGGACACCTGGGCCTGGCGCGTGGCCTACCTTCACCTCGAAGAAGGCCGACCCGAAGGTGGGCCACCGGCAGATCCACTTCAGGAAGGCCACCTTGGCTTCCTCCACCGTCTTGTCCCTGTGCTTGTCACAGGCCAGGAGGATgctctgagggaggggagggcctgTGAGGGCCTGAGTGGGGGCCACTGCCCGACTGAGCCCTCCACACGAGGCCCCGAGGCTGTGCACAGCGTAGGGAAGGCAGCTACAGCAGACCTGGTCCAGCCCCGCAGCCCGGCACCCCGGCACCCCGGCAGGGCCCGCGTAAGGCAGCAGCTGAGGACCCCTCTCCCCGTCCCTGCTGAGGACCTTCTTCCATTCCTCCGAGGACATCAAGCGGGTGAGGTTCTCAGGCACGAGTTCCTTCAAGATCTTGGGGATACTGGCTAGATGGGACCGGTCATCGTCAAACTGGGCCTTGTAGATGAGGCCTGCCAGGTGGACAGCATCCTCCCGCGAGCACTTGTGGAACCCACGCAGGTACTTGGGCAGCTCCTGGGTGAGAGACACGCTGGGCTGTAGGCTGCCGCAGCCCTCCAACTTCATGCTCGGGTGGTAGCCCACCCGACCCAGGAGACTGAGCCTGCAAGAAGCTGGGGTCCTCAGGGTAAGGTTCCAGCAGAGAATAGTCGCTGTGTGGGGCCAGATGCCCCTGGGAGGCTGTGCCCTGCCCGTGCCATCAGGAACTTCAGGGTAGGGGCCAGTGCTCCAGGGACTGCGGGACCCTCCGccgcctccctcccctgcagTCAGGTCACAGGTGCTGGGCAGGTGTGGGCTAGAGTGAGGGGGGACCCAATGCCCATCCGGAGGGAGCCTGCCCGGATACCTGATGGTAATGGAGGATGGTGTCTGCGTTCACATCTTTCCCCGGGGCCACGCCGATCCACAATTTCCGCATGAAGAACACCTGGTAGGGGAGCGTCACAGGGGCCCCTGGACAGGGGCGGCGGTGAGCACCGAGCCGGTCTCTGGCTGAGCAGGCTCCGAGGCCCCAGCCTGCCCgcgccctgctccctgcccctcctcccctcacatCGCTGCCGCGTTTGCTACCTCAGCCTCCCCTGATGCAAAGCCTCAGGCCTCTTCCTCCCTGACCCCTAGCTGGTCCTCATTTTCCCAGACTAGAGTAGAGGCCACCTTCTCCAGGAATGTTCTTGGCCCTCCCCACGGCATCAGCCCCCATGCACCCCTCATCACCCTGCCGTCCTGCCCTGTGCCTCTAGGACCACCCCACGCCCGGCCCCTGCCAGAGCTGGGAGAGCTCCTAGGGCAGGGCCTCACCacctggccccaggcctggctggACCCATGACCCAGGGGACACGAAggggaaggaatgaatgaatgaatgaatgaacgggcCTGCAGGAGGTGCCAGGGAGCCTTCTGACCCTGGCCTAGGAGGCAGACAAGCCCTGCCGGGCCGCCACACCCCAGCCACACCCCTCCTTCCCCGCCCCAGCCTGCCCCCGACAGCCCTCCCCGCACCTTCCTTCTGGGGCTTGCTCTTCTTCGCCCAGTCAGACGCCTGCCGCAGGGAGTCAAAGAAGaagtctccctccttctggctgatgacctgggtgggtggaggggaaggCACGGGGGCCTGCAGGTGCGGTGGTGTCTGGGGGGCCGCCTAGCAGCCCACTTCCGGCCAGGGAGGCCAGGTGCCACACTGGGGAGGCCTTGTTCACCCCTAGATTCCACACCCCCACCCACCTTCTTCCCAACAGCCTGTGTGCAGCGAGGGGCCTGGCTTAGCACCGGTGGGAGACCCCGCCCGCCTTCCCTTGCGGCCCCTGGCCTCGCACCTTGTCGGCGATCTTGATGAAGAGGCTGCAGCCCTCCCAGGAGGCCAGCCGCAGCCGGCCGGCGACGCTGTCGCACACGTCCCGCACCCGGGTGTTGGTGCCCACCTCCAGCATCTGGGCAGAGAGGCGGCCCGTGAACGTCTCAGGACGCGGCTCAGCCTGGATGACCCTCCGTGGCCTGTCACGGCTGCCGGCCGGGGCTGGACGCGGCCTGTCCCGAGAAGGGCAAGACTTCCCCTCCAGAAACTGGCCAGGTGTTCGTGCTGTGTGGTCACAGGACTCCGTGCCACGGGGCCCCAAGAGGCCCAGCCTTTTGAACTTGCTTTGAGAGGCTGGCAGCCTGGCTGTGGGAACTTTCTGTCATGCTCCTCTGTGCTCAGAGTAGTTAAGGCCACGGAAGGCGTAGGGAGGGCTGTGAGGGCACCCCCCCCAAGCCCCCAACACcgagctctgctgctgccacttggTGAGGGCCTCCTGGTCTCAGCGGgcatctcccacctcccacctgtcCCCCGCATTGTGCCCAGCAGCCACCCAGAGCTCTGTCCGCAGGCACACCCAGCAGCAGCCCCTGCTCGCCCACACCCAGGGCAGGGTCAGAAGCCCGCGGGGCCCCCGCGGCCTGGATTCAGCCTTGCTGACCGGCCTTctggcctcctctctcctgtgcctGGCCTAGGATGCCCTCCACTCCTTTGGGACAGTCCCGGCTCCCTCTGCACAACATCCTCCCCcggccagcccctcccctgcacGGCCCGGAGCACCTGAAGGTGCCTGGTGCTCTTCACGTGTGTGGGGCACCAGGAGCGGTCTAGGGAGCGGAGGAATAGTATGGGGGAAATGGGCAGGGGCAGGCCAGCACTGAAGGTGTGACTGTCCATTTGTACTGGAAAACAGCCGTGTCCGTCGGTGGTGTTCTGTATTCCAGGGCTGACCCAGGTGCGGAGGGACCCTGCTCTAGGGTGCGGGTCGGGGAGGccgaggccttggggcaggggcTCACCTCGCTGGTGTCATTGGGCAAGTAGATCTTGTGGCAGATGCGGGAGATGTTCTGCTCCACAGCCTCCACTTCCACCTGGTGAGGGGGCTGCTTCCGGGGCCCCGTCCTGGAGCAGACAGTGCCCGCTGCACATGCCACCCGCCTCCCCGCCCACGCCAGTCCAAGCCACTAGCTGCTCTAAGCCAAGCTACACGCCAGGTACAAAGCACAAGGTCCACCGAGGCCGCTGTGCAGGGTGGCGGGGGGCGGGTTCCCAGGCAGCTACCTGGCCTGGGGTGCTCAGCACACGGCCCagaggaggcagcagaggccaaccTGGCCTCATCTCCCAGGTGCCCCGAGACTCTGAGAAGGCTAGGGGCCTGGTGCACATGTGGGGAGGAGACCCAGGCTGCCTGGAGGGCTCGTGTTTTCCTTCTCACACAGCTGGACATCGGGCGGGTCAGGGACCTTCCCCACCACGACCCAGGCAGTCACCCACTGTCACGGCCCCTCCCAaggccaccccaccccctcccacagtGATGGGAGACCCAGCGGGGGACTGGAGGGCAGGCACAGCAGGGGAAGAGCTGCCCGACTGTGGGAGGGCACACGGACTGGCAGGGGATAGTCTGAGCTTGGCCACTCGGGTCTGGGCCAGGTCGGGGCCCAGGTGGCTCAGGGCATCAGAGTCACCCATTGGCTGCTGGACAGTTCACTCTGTGGTCTGGACAGGCAGcgggggtgtgggcagggttgCTCGTGCCCAGAAACCTACACTGACCACCTGGGCCTCCCCGCAGCCTCTGCCTCCCCAAACTGACACCAGCttctggagagggaggagggtcgTGCTATGCTGGGAAGAGTCCCCACTTGATCACGAGCTTCTGGAGGGCCGGCGGGGCCCCTCGGTCTCCCCAGTCCGATCTGCCCAGGATCCGGGGGCCAGCAGGCTCACCTCAAGACCCTCTGAATGCGGCGGCTGCAGTCGGGGGCCAGCACCCTCCTCCTCCGACTGTCTATGAACTTCTGGGCGTGGGGCAGCAGCGCCTTGCTGGGCGGGAAGAGGCCGGTGCAGAGCCACAGCAGCTGCCAGCCCCGCTCCTCGCTGTACCTGGTGGGGCAGCACCTGTCAGCCCAGGAGGGGCCCCTCCCAGAGGCTGGGGCCAGCTGGGTACCTTGGGGAAACAGGGCGTGAGGCCTGCCCCAGTCCCAGAGCCAGGAGGGCCCCTGCCCAGGTGCCCACTGCCACCAAAGCTTTTACAACTTTTACCTCCACGCAGAGGAGGGCCTTGTGGCTTAGAAAGCTGGGGCCTGCCCAGGGGACAAACGAGAGAGAGTGGGAGGGACAGAGCCCTGGGCAGCTCGGTTTCCCTCCCTGCTCTGACCAGCCCGGAGGGTCAGCAGGACAGACTGGGGTTCCAACCCCTCCCACTGACACTGTGACAGCCCAGGCAGGCTGTGTGCCCGCACCTGGTGCCGTCTCCCCCTCTGAATGGTGGGCACAGCCACCGGGGGCTGGGGCGAG containing:
- the LIMS2 gene encoding LIM and senescent cell antigen-like-containing domain protein 2 isoform X2; this translates as MTGSNMSNALANAVCQRCQARFAPAERIVNSSGELFHEHCFVCAQCFRPFPEGLFYEFEGRKYCEHDFQMLFAPCCGSCGEFIVGRVIKAMNSNWHPGCFRCELCDVELADLGFVKNAGRHLCRPCHNREKAKGLGRYICQRCHLVIDEQPLMFQNDAYHPDHFSCTHCGKELTAEARERKGELYCLPCHDKMGVPICGACRRPIEGRVVNALGKQWHVEHFVCAKCEKPFLGHRHYEKKGLAYCETHYNQLFGDVCYNCGRVIEGDVVSALNKAWCVNCFSCSTCNSRLTLKNKFVEFDMKPVCKRCYEKFPLELKKRLKKLVELAARRAQPKSAGLHPA
- the LIMS2 gene encoding LIM and senescent cell antigen-like-containing domain protein 2 isoform X3 — encoded protein: MSNALANAVCQRCQARFAPAERIVNSSGELFHEHCFVCAQCFRPFPEGLFYEFEGRKYCEHDFQMLFAPCCGSCGEFIVGRVIKAMNSNWHPGCFRCELCDVELADLGFVKNAGRHLCRPCHNREKAKGLGRYICQRCHLVIDEQPLMFQNDAYHPDHFSCTHCGKELTAEARERKGELYCLPCHDKMGVPICGACRRPIEGRVVNALGKQWHVEHFVCAKCEKPFLGHRHYEKKGLAYCETHYNQLFGDVCYNCGRVIEGDVVSALNKAWCVNCFSCSTCNSRLTLKNKFVEFDMKPVCKRCYEKFPLELKKRLKKLVELAARRAQPKSAGLHPA
- the LIMS2 gene encoding LIM and senescent cell antigen-like-containing domain protein 2 isoform X1, which translates into the protein MAARLGALAASGLYRRRQHRQSLPPAAPGNMSNALANAVCQRCQARFAPAERIVNSSGELFHEHCFVCAQCFRPFPEGLFYEFEGRKYCEHDFQMLFAPCCGSCGEFIVGRVIKAMNSNWHPGCFRCELCDVELADLGFVKNAGRHLCRPCHNREKAKGLGRYICQRCHLVIDEQPLMFQNDAYHPDHFSCTHCGKELTAEARERKGELYCLPCHDKMGVPICGACRRPIEGRVVNALGKQWHVEHFVCAKCEKPFLGHRHYEKKGLAYCETHYNQLFGDVCYNCGRVIEGDVVSALNKAWCVNCFSCSTCNSRLTLKNKFVEFDMKPVCKRCYEKFPLELKKRLKKLVELAARRAQPKSAGLHPA